The following are encoded together in the Corynebacterium jeikeium genome:
- a CDS encoding DEAD/DEAH box helicase family protein: MAAPETQPQPSWRFAGTFRPYQQRILERFDDLKQDHRIHIVAAPGSGKTILGLELICRLGQPALILAPTITIRDQWIDRFASHFQHNGASNPRGWCSTSLHNPAFLTVITYQALYSAYTQALDEETGEDFADLNILDAVRDIGTVCLDEAHHLRSQWHRALTAFMNQLDHRKAELNTIALTATPPYDSTPSEWQRYEQLCGPIDEEIFAPELVAAGNLCPHQDYVYVTKPSQEEEQEIAELRRRGNEVLVDLQRQGILAQLAEDLGRLTDEQLQVALDDEENFYALKILLAAAGYPIAPHIQAILSEKRPELAGELGLQFVIDHPDFFRASSSVASALRANNLLNKGKISVTGEKKVNRILTHSAGKIRAVSDIAEEEVSAMSESLRMVILADYVQRDYLSSVGSDDALVHVGVIPIFEALRRRVGGTARIAAISGSVIVIPRTALDEVKRFAEDLDGEVTGAKNLNDEYVEVRFSGGTRVSVPAITRAFQDGLFTILVGTAALLGEGWDSPCANALIIASSVRAFMLTNQMRGRVIRVDPAVPDKTANIWHIATCEPSKGAGRGAWLDQLAQNGAQALNVGTGDSLDVLGSHDVHSLQKRFEAFVAPRADAPVIENGFDRCYAEPPVRAYRSIDAANGQMLARAFRRDLMRNQWLEALDMGNVPDGQPYEMQFHIDVEKPASAGVVPYLDVILGYIFFLAVMFGLAVGRVLPHLPVGGQWLAFGVLALLGGAAVLMRTRKVQQLTDTSKRLKAEATALVRTLSALGLIETRNLMAIVDEGAIGANVRLSGGTFAERKLFADAITQLSGEVRNARYLIAPAHQVRIRGIFCAQSVPDVLGTRRENVDEFLNQLQRMGLPMRAVYTRSQEGREFLLQARKLSGSNIAARLASQTRRYQKQSPLEFPIV, encoded by the coding sequence ATGGCAGCGCCCGAGACACAACCGCAACCCAGCTGGCGCTTTGCCGGAACCTTCCGGCCGTACCAGCAGCGCATCCTCGAACGCTTCGACGACCTGAAGCAGGATCACCGCATCCACATCGTCGCCGCGCCCGGATCTGGCAAAACGATTCTCGGACTGGAACTCATCTGCCGCCTCGGCCAACCAGCCCTGATCCTGGCTCCCACCATCACCATCCGCGACCAGTGGATCGATCGTTTCGCATCACACTTTCAACACAACGGCGCATCGAACCCGCGGGGGTGGTGTTCCACCTCGCTGCACAATCCAGCCTTCCTGACGGTCATCACCTACCAGGCGCTGTATTCCGCATACACCCAGGCGCTCGACGAGGAAACGGGGGAGGACTTCGCGGACCTTAACATCCTGGACGCAGTCCGCGACATAGGTACGGTGTGCCTCGACGAAGCACACCATCTGCGATCCCAGTGGCACCGCGCCCTGACAGCCTTCATGAACCAGCTGGACCACCGAAAAGCAGAGCTCAACACCATCGCGCTGACGGCGACCCCGCCGTATGATTCCACCCCCAGCGAATGGCAACGCTACGAACAGCTGTGTGGCCCTATCGACGAGGAAATCTTCGCCCCGGAACTCGTGGCCGCCGGTAACCTGTGCCCGCATCAGGATTACGTCTACGTTACGAAGCCCAGCCAGGAAGAAGAGCAGGAAATAGCCGAGCTGCGCCGGCGTGGCAACGAAGTGTTGGTAGACCTGCAACGTCAGGGCATCTTGGCCCAATTGGCGGAGGATCTCGGCCGGCTCACGGACGAACAGTTACAGGTGGCCCTCGACGACGAGGAGAATTTCTACGCCCTCAAAATCCTTCTTGCCGCTGCTGGGTACCCGATTGCGCCGCATATCCAGGCGATACTCAGCGAAAAGCGCCCTGAACTCGCCGGCGAGCTGGGGCTGCAGTTCGTCATCGACCATCCCGACTTCTTCCGCGCCAGCTCGTCGGTAGCCTCCGCTCTGCGGGCGAACAACCTGCTGAACAAGGGGAAGATCTCCGTCACGGGAGAGAAGAAAGTCAACCGCATCCTCACCCATTCCGCGGGCAAGATCCGCGCCGTCAGTGACATTGCCGAAGAGGAAGTCTCCGCGATGTCCGAAAGCCTGCGCATGGTGATCCTCGCGGATTACGTCCAGCGGGATTACCTGTCCAGCGTGGGCAGTGACGATGCTCTGGTCCACGTGGGCGTCATCCCCATCTTCGAAGCATTGCGACGGCGCGTAGGCGGCACCGCAAGAATCGCCGCCATCAGCGGCTCAGTGATCGTCATCCCGCGCACGGCGCTGGACGAGGTGAAACGCTTTGCAGAGGACCTCGATGGGGAAGTCACCGGCGCCAAGAACCTCAACGATGAGTATGTGGAGGTGCGCTTTTCCGGTGGCACGCGGGTATCCGTGCCCGCCATCACCCGCGCTTTTCAAGATGGACTGTTCACGATCCTGGTGGGCACCGCCGCGCTGCTGGGGGAGGGGTGGGATTCACCCTGCGCCAACGCGCTCATCATCGCCAGCTCCGTACGTGCGTTTATGCTGACCAACCAAATGCGTGGCCGGGTGATTCGGGTGGACCCCGCCGTCCCGGATAAGACCGCGAACATTTGGCACATCGCGACGTGCGAACCGAGCAAAGGTGCCGGGCGCGGAGCATGGCTCGACCAGTTGGCACAGAACGGGGCGCAAGCGCTGAACGTCGGTACAGGGGACTCGTTGGATGTGCTGGGCTCACACGACGTGCACTCGCTGCAGAAGCGCTTCGAGGCCTTCGTAGCGCCGCGCGCCGATGCGCCGGTAATCGAGAACGGCTTCGATCGCTGCTACGCAGAGCCACCCGTCCGCGCCTACCGCAGCATCGATGCCGCCAACGGACAGATGCTGGCGCGAGCCTTCCGTCGAGACCTGATGCGCAACCAGTGGCTAGAGGCTCTAGACATGGGGAATGTGCCGGATGGTCAGCCCTACGAGATGCAGTTCCACATCGACGTTGAAAAGCCCGCATCGGCCGGGGTGGTGCCTTACCTGGACGTTATCCTGGGCTATATCTTCTTCCTCGCGGTCATGTTCGGCCTGGCAGTGGGGCGCGTCCTGCCGCACCTCCCGGTCGGGGGCCAATGGCTGGCGTTCGGGGTGCTTGCGCTGCTCGGCGGTGCGGCGGTACTGATGCGCACCCGGAAGGTCCAGCAACTGACGGATACCAGCAAGCGCCTGAAAGCCGAGGCCACGGCGCTGGTACGCACGCTGAGCGCCCTCGGCTTGATCGAAACCCGCAACCTCATGGCGATCGTCGACGAGGGCGCTATCGGGGCGAATGTGCGCCTGTCCGGCGGAACCTTCGCCGAAAGGAAGCTTTTTGCGGACGCCATAACTCAGTTATCTGGGGAGGTCCGCAACGCGCGCTACCTCATTGCGCCCGCGCATCAGGTCCGCATCCGCGGCATCTTTTGTGCCCAGTCGGTGCCCGACGTGCTCGGCACGCGTCGGGAGAACGTGGATGAGTTCTTGAACCAACTGCAACGCATGGGCTTGCCGATGCGGGCGGTGTATACCCGCAGCCAGGAGGGCCGGGAGTTCCTTCTGCAGGCGCGCAAGCTCAGCGGATCTAATATTGCAGCCCGCCTGGCAAGCCAGACGCGGCGCTACCAGAAGCAGTCACCGTTGGAATTTCCTATTGTCTGA
- a CDS encoding Na+/H+ antiporter family protein, whose translation MNAVLVAVVVMLALALLRVHVVLALFIGAIVGGLLSGLGLDATMVAFQEGLSGGAKIALSYALLGAFAMAVASAGLPKLLADSLLGKLGVTNEETKSRAVAVTKWLMLAGILAMAVMSQNLIPVHIAFIPLIIPPLLSVFNKLQLDRRLVTCILTFGLITTYMWIPLGFGSIFLNDILLGNIDNAGMNTDGINVMKAMGIPALGMFCGLLIAVFITYRKPREYEERPIVEVETDPDGEVSRYKILVSVIAIIATFAVQVVMQAMDMEADSLLIGALVGLTIFMGTGAVDWRKADDVFTAGMRMMALIGFIMITAQGFAAVMQATGEVESLVNTSADLFAGNKPAAALVMLLVGLVVTMGIGSSFSTLPIVATIYVPLCASMGFSPLATVAIVGTAGALGDAGSPASDSTLGPTSGLNADGQHDHIRDSVIPTFLHFNIPLLIAGWIAAMVL comes from the coding sequence ATGAATGCAGTCCTAGTCGCCGTCGTCGTCATGCTGGCCCTCGCCCTGCTTCGGGTGCATGTGGTTCTGGCGCTTTTCATCGGAGCTATCGTCGGTGGTCTCCTCAGCGGCCTTGGCCTTGACGCCACGATGGTGGCCTTCCAGGAAGGCCTCTCCGGCGGCGCGAAAATCGCGCTGAGCTATGCCCTGCTTGGCGCCTTTGCGATGGCCGTCGCCAGCGCAGGGCTGCCCAAGCTTCTGGCGGACTCCCTGCTGGGGAAACTGGGCGTCACCAACGAAGAAACAAAGAGCCGCGCCGTCGCCGTAACGAAATGGTTGATGTTGGCCGGCATCCTCGCTATGGCCGTGATGAGTCAGAACCTCATCCCTGTGCACATCGCGTTCATTCCGCTGATCATCCCGCCGCTGCTGAGCGTGTTCAACAAGCTGCAGCTGGACCGCCGTCTGGTCACCTGTATCCTGACGTTCGGCCTGATCACCACGTACATGTGGATCCCGCTGGGCTTCGGCTCGATCTTCCTGAACGACATCCTGCTGGGCAACATCGACAACGCAGGCATGAACACCGATGGCATCAACGTGATGAAGGCCATGGGCATCCCGGCGCTGGGTATGTTCTGTGGTTTGCTGATCGCGGTCTTCATCACGTACCGCAAGCCGCGCGAGTACGAAGAACGCCCGATTGTGGAGGTCGAGACCGACCCGGACGGTGAGGTCTCCCGCTACAAGATCCTCGTCTCCGTCATCGCGATCATCGCCACCTTCGCCGTGCAGGTCGTTATGCAGGCTATGGACATGGAGGCCGATTCGCTGCTGATCGGCGCTCTGGTGGGGCTGACGATCTTTATGGGCACCGGCGCGGTCGATTGGAGGAAGGCGGACGATGTCTTCACCGCCGGTATGCGCATGATGGCCCTGATCGGCTTCATCATGATCACCGCCCAGGGCTTCGCCGCGGTCATGCAGGCCACCGGCGAGGTCGAGAGCCTGGTCAACACCTCCGCCGACCTGTTCGCGGGCAACAAGCCCGCCGCCGCCCTGGTGATGTTGTTGGTTGGCCTGGTGGTCACCATGGGCATCGGCTCGAGCTTCTCCACTCTGCCGATCGTCGCAACGATCTACGTGCCTTTGTGCGCATCGATGGGCTTCTCGCCGCTCGCCACCGTGGCGATTGTGGGTACTGCGGGTGCTCTGGGTGACGCCGGTTCCCCGGCCTCCGACTCGACCCTAGGCCCCACGTCGGGTCTGAACGCGGATGGCCAGCACGACCACATCCGGGATTCCGTGATCCCGACGTTCCTGCACTTTAATATTCCGCTGCTGATCGCCGGCTGGATCGCGGCGATGGTTCTGTAG
- a CDS encoding metallophosphoesterase, which yields MGSKGIFSRRRFFKALGFSAGSAAFVVGPLAKAGAAPGTGAGGSGLAGSGLAGSSALGSASTPNLAGSASFTPSNIGSSETGWVMGHKGAGPNGSFLAGDLQVVTVTEDSVTISWLTWDAKVSIAERPVGMPTEGTLRVWPENNPQDTKIVRSEKNTFFHIMTIEGLQPETKYRFSASSHGIEANATHNYFQEKKKEFTTLPKLSGEVLQTVVVANDVHMGEAQDGLWFDGFPPPAVPNPKSAPYPEVCLDAVIKTAEDCGATHLFVNGDVTSEARPAEVRRAKEMLDTFSGTWRVTRGNHDRPHKADDTSGYETATPYGKEHFDPFGDVFEPRQQAWMMDLEPAGVRVIGIDSTELDKSGGRIEPQQFRQIEGFLRRDPNKPTVLMLHHPMTREAGWSNAAGPAFILRDPDLIRLQKMIQAAPGVKLVLTGHTHRAHRDKPDVDTHAVFLETPAAKNWPTGATQLRFYSDGIAVNFRHNLGEEALDWASRTRWTNFGLAPEILLGPTDARNLVVRY from the coding sequence ATGGGTAGTAAAGGTATTTTTTCTCGACGCCGATTCTTCAAAGCGCTGGGTTTCAGCGCCGGTTCCGCAGCCTTCGTGGTGGGGCCGCTTGCGAAGGCCGGTGCGGCACCAGGCACAGGCGCAGGCGGTTCCGGCCTGGCGGGCAGTGGGTTGGCCGGGAGTTCAGCCCTGGGATCCGCTAGCACTCCAAACTTGGCGGGGTCGGCGAGCTTCACCCCAAGCAACATCGGCAGCTCCGAGACCGGCTGGGTTATGGGGCACAAGGGCGCTGGGCCGAACGGTTCTTTTTTGGCCGGTGACCTGCAGGTAGTCACTGTTACGGAGGATTCAGTGACGATTAGCTGGCTGACGTGGGACGCAAAGGTGAGCATCGCTGAGCGCCCTGTGGGCATGCCGACCGAAGGCACGCTGCGCGTATGGCCGGAAAATAACCCGCAGGATACGAAGATTGTGCGCTCAGAGAAGAACACCTTCTTCCACATCATGACTATCGAAGGCCTACAGCCGGAGACCAAGTACCGCTTCAGCGCCTCCTCCCACGGCATCGAAGCCAACGCGACACACAACTATTTCCAGGAGAAGAAGAAAGAGTTCACCACCTTGCCTAAATTGTCCGGCGAGGTACTGCAGACCGTGGTCGTGGCGAACGATGTGCACATGGGTGAGGCTCAGGATGGCCTGTGGTTCGATGGCTTTCCACCGCCGGCGGTACCCAACCCGAAATCCGCACCCTACCCGGAGGTGTGCCTGGATGCGGTCATTAAGACCGCTGAGGATTGTGGCGCTACACACCTGTTTGTCAATGGCGATGTCACGAGTGAAGCCCGCCCGGCCGAGGTACGGCGTGCCAAGGAAATGTTGGATACGTTCTCCGGCACATGGCGCGTAACCCGTGGCAATCACGACCGGCCGCACAAAGCCGACGACACCTCCGGTTACGAAACCGCCACCCCCTACGGCAAAGAACACTTCGACCCCTTCGGTGACGTTTTCGAGCCACGACAACAGGCCTGGATGATGGATCTAGAGCCCGCGGGCGTGCGCGTGATCGGCATTGATTCCACGGAACTGGACAAGTCTGGCGGGCGGATCGAGCCACAGCAATTCCGCCAGATCGAAGGCTTCTTGCGCCGCGACCCAAATAAGCCAACCGTGCTGATGCTGCACCACCCCATGACGCGCGAGGCCGGCTGGTCGAACGCTGCCGGACCTGCTTTTATTCTGCGTGACCCGGATCTGATCAGACTGCAGAAGATGATTCAAGCGGCGCCGGGCGTGAAGTTGGTGCTGACCGGCCACACTCACCGCGCTCATCGAGATAAGCCAGACGTCGATACCCACGCAGTATTCCTGGAAACCCCCGCGGCGAAAAACTGGCCCACCGGAGCCACCCAGCTACGCTTCTACTCCGACGGCATTGCCGTGAACTTCCGCCACAACCTGGGCGAAGAAGCGCTGGACTGGGCGAGCCGTACCCGCTGGACTAACTTCGGCCTGGCGCCAGAGATCCTGCTGGGGCCGACGGACGCACGCAACCTGGTTGTGCGCTACTAG
- a CDS encoding AMP-binding protein, with protein sequence MTFASQHGLNAPLTPLRFLQRSAQVHPNKIAAVDGPRRITFAEFNEDAQAFAHALIADHVAEGDRVGILAANSYEALLAQFAVPLANAVTVPINTRLAPKEVNYILDHSSINVLVGEKELIDPILASGERNLRRAVYIADKEGVEPQVEKGETDAQGASLVTTFSDYLAGHRDEEPLPYRVHDENETIAINYTSGTTGKPKGVIYTHRGAYLNALGQAHTQHFSHDTVYLWTLPMFHCSGWCTGWAAMAVSATQVALRAVRGPEMWELIRTEGVTAMCGAPAVLNTLVDDENKRRVTNLRVTTAGAPPSPTTITRCENIGVEVTHVYGLTESYGPFTVCEAQPEWADMTVRRRAVLKARQGVASVTNEDVRVIEPTEHLDEALVDVPADGATLGEIILTGNGIMAGYFKDEEATAHAFRGGWFHTGDLGVMHPNGYIQLMDRAKDVVVSGGENISTIEVEQAVISHPDISDCAVIGVPDEKWGERPRAYVTLRPEARGGDESALEEAVIAYCRAHIAGYKVPRDVRILEELPRTSTGKVRKNELREEAWVGHEQKIN encoded by the coding sequence ATGACTTTCGCATCGCAGCATGGCCTGAATGCTCCCCTGACACCCCTGCGCTTCCTCCAACGCTCCGCGCAGGTTCACCCCAACAAGATCGCCGCAGTCGACGGACCACGGCGCATCACCTTCGCGGAGTTTAACGAAGACGCTCAGGCCTTCGCCCACGCCCTCATCGCCGACCACGTGGCCGAGGGCGACCGCGTGGGCATCCTCGCTGCGAACAGTTACGAAGCCTTGCTTGCCCAGTTCGCCGTGCCGCTGGCTAATGCAGTGACGGTACCAATCAACACCCGCCTTGCACCCAAGGAAGTTAACTACATCCTCGACCACTCCTCCATCAACGTCCTCGTCGGCGAGAAGGAACTGATCGATCCCATCCTCGCTAGTGGCGAGCGAAACCTTCGCCGTGCGGTGTACATCGCCGACAAAGAAGGCGTAGAACCCCAGGTGGAAAAGGGAGAAACTGACGCGCAGGGGGCGTCACTAGTAACAACATTTAGCGACTACCTGGCCGGGCACCGTGACGAAGAGCCACTGCCCTACCGCGTGCACGATGAGAACGAGACTATTGCGATCAACTACACTTCCGGCACCACTGGAAAGCCGAAGGGCGTGATCTACACCCACCGCGGCGCATACCTGAACGCACTGGGGCAGGCGCACACACAGCACTTCAGCCACGACACCGTGTACCTGTGGACGCTGCCGATGTTCCACTGCTCCGGCTGGTGCACAGGCTGGGCGGCGATGGCCGTCAGCGCTACACAGGTGGCTCTGCGCGCGGTGCGTGGCCCGGAGATGTGGGAGCTGATCCGTACCGAGGGCGTGACCGCCATGTGCGGCGCTCCGGCCGTGCTCAACACGCTGGTAGATGACGAGAACAAGCGCCGTGTGACCAATCTGCGCGTTACCACCGCTGGTGCGCCGCCGAGCCCTACGACTATCACTCGCTGCGAAAACATCGGCGTGGAGGTCACCCACGTATATGGTCTGACCGAGAGCTACGGGCCTTTCACCGTCTGCGAGGCGCAGCCCGAGTGGGCGGACATGACGGTTCGTCGTCGCGCGGTTCTGAAAGCCCGGCAAGGCGTGGCCTCCGTTACCAACGAGGACGTGCGCGTGATCGAGCCGACCGAACACCTAGACGAAGCACTGGTAGACGTGCCCGCCGACGGTGCGACCCTGGGCGAGATTATCTTGACCGGCAACGGCATCATGGCCGGCTACTTCAAGGACGAAGAGGCCACCGCGCATGCCTTCCGTGGCGGCTGGTTCCACACCGGCGACCTCGGAGTAATGCACCCCAACGGCTATATCCAGCTGATGGATCGAGCCAAGGACGTGGTGGTTTCCGGCGGCGAAAACATATCCACCATCGAGGTCGAACAGGCCGTTATCAGCCATCCCGACATCTCCGACTGTGCAGTCATCGGCGTACCAGATGAGAAGTGGGGCGAGCGTCCGCGTGCCTATGTGACCCTGCGCCCGGAGGCCCGCGGCGGAGACGAGTCCGCTTTGGAAGAAGCCGTGATCGCCTACTGTCGCGCGCACATCGCCGGCTACAAGGTGCCGCGTGACGTACGCATTCTCGAAGAACTCCCCCGCACCTCCACGGGCAAGGTTCGCAAGAACGAACTGCGCGAGGAAGCGTGGGTAGGCCACGAGCAGAAGATTAACTAG
- a CDS encoding lipoprotein LpqH: protein MAAALGISVAACSSKDSDDGATDKETVTTTVQESAEASGSSEESEQPRDTQKAPAQQSPGSKLHKISVDGKAVDTKLLSPVRCELGEDDGREVLEVDFGKDDDDRNELDIDIYTDQPALDSLEFEYQGVEYEIDDEHAVSATVKRQGDKYVVEGTPVEDDSHRTIALSVEFTCAS from the coding sequence GTGGCGGCTGCGCTGGGGATCTCAGTCGCCGCCTGCTCGTCCAAGGATTCCGACGACGGCGCCACGGACAAGGAAACCGTGACCACCACGGTGCAGGAAAGCGCCGAGGCTTCCGGTTCCTCTGAAGAGTCTGAGCAGCCCCGGGATACTCAGAAAGCTCCCGCGCAGCAAAGCCCGGGCAGCAAGCTCCACAAGATCTCCGTAGACGGGAAGGCTGTGGATACCAAGCTGCTTTCCCCTGTACGCTGCGAGCTGGGCGAAGACGATGGACGCGAGGTACTTGAGGTCGACTTCGGCAAGGACGATGATGACCGTAACGAGCTGGACATCGATATCTACACCGATCAGCCAGCCCTAGACTCACTGGAGTTCGAGTACCAGGGTGTGGAGTACGAGATCGACGACGAGCATGCCGTCTCGGCCACGGTCAAGCGCCAAGGCGACAAGTATGTTGTCGAAGGAACTCCGGTGGAGGACGACTCGCACCGCACGATCGCCCTATCCGTGGAGTTCACCTGCGCCAGCTAA
- a CDS encoding alanine/glycine:cation symporter family protein — MQDVSFAESLQNNLDKIDQFIWSQWLLIPLLLLTGLWLTIRLGGVQFRKLFVALRHGLIDRDDEGGDGDITQYQALTTALAATVGVGNIVGVATAISIGGPGALFWMWITGLVGMASKYSEAFLGVRFRVADSKGNVSGGPQRYLSRGIPGGLGTFLAWFFTIAAIIASFGIGNLTQGNAVAAGLEDTFDVSPTVTGAVMFVLVGAVLLGGIGSIGRVTSAFVPLMILIYIGGGFVVLALHAGDIPNALGLIFNDAFSGTSATGGFVGSGIMLAMQMGVARGIFSNESGMGSAAIAAAAAKTTHPVRQGLVSMTQTFIDTIIVVTMTGLVIVTTGVWDTGEENAANMTAQAFSKGIGSEWGGTIVSLSIVFFAFSTILGWSYYGERNAERAFGSWASLPYRMLFTCVVFVGATTEIGLAWTFADIANGLMALPNLVGLLILSGLIARETKAYLDFDPTLRARPEDVEKFLVDTKNPWRSAL; from the coding sequence ATGCAAGACGTTTCCTTCGCCGAATCCCTACAAAACAATCTGGACAAGATCGACCAGTTCATCTGGAGCCAATGGCTCTTGATCCCATTACTGCTACTCACTGGTCTGTGGCTAACGATCCGCCTTGGTGGCGTGCAATTCCGCAAACTATTCGTCGCCCTGCGCCACGGGCTTATCGACCGGGACGATGAGGGCGGCGACGGCGACATCACCCAGTACCAGGCCCTCACTACTGCGCTGGCCGCGACGGTCGGCGTAGGCAACATTGTCGGTGTGGCCACCGCCATCTCCATCGGTGGTCCCGGCGCGCTCTTCTGGATGTGGATCACCGGACTGGTGGGTATGGCCTCCAAGTACTCGGAGGCCTTCCTGGGCGTGCGCTTCCGCGTGGCCGATTCCAAGGGCAATGTCTCCGGTGGCCCGCAGCGCTATCTATCGCGAGGTATCCCGGGTGGCCTGGGCACGTTCCTAGCGTGGTTCTTCACCATCGCGGCCATCATCGCCTCCTTTGGCATCGGCAACCTGACGCAGGGTAATGCCGTAGCCGCGGGCCTGGAGGACACGTTCGACGTCAGCCCCACCGTCACCGGCGCGGTGATGTTCGTACTGGTCGGCGCGGTTCTTCTCGGCGGCATTGGTTCGATCGGCAGGGTGACCTCCGCCTTCGTTCCACTGATGATTCTTATCTACATCGGCGGCGGCTTTGTGGTCTTGGCTTTGCACGCTGGCGACATCCCGAATGCTCTGGGACTTATCTTTAATGACGCCTTCTCGGGAACCTCTGCCACCGGTGGATTCGTAGGCTCCGGCATCATGCTGGCTATGCAGATGGGTGTGGCTCGCGGCATCTTCTCTAACGAGTCCGGCATGGGCTCGGCGGCAATTGCAGCGGCTGCAGCGAAGACCACTCACCCGGTGCGCCAGGGCCTGGTTTCCATGACCCAGACGTTTATCGACACGATCATCGTGGTGACCATGACCGGCCTGGTGATCGTTACCACCGGCGTGTGGGACACCGGTGAGGAGAATGCGGCAAACATGACCGCCCAGGCCTTTAGCAAGGGCATCGGCTCGGAGTGGGGCGGCACCATCGTCTCCCTCTCCATCGTGTTCTTCGCCTTTTCCACGATTCTGGGTTGGTCCTACTACGGCGAACGCAACGCGGAACGCGCCTTCGGCTCCTGGGCTTCCCTGCCCTACCGCATGCTGTTCACTTGCGTGGTGTTCGTCGGAGCCACCACGGAGATCGGTCTGGCCTGGACTTTTGCAGACATCGCCAACGGCCTGATGGCGCTGCCGAATCTGGTGGGCTTGCTGATCCTCTCCGGGCTCATCGCCCGGGAGACTAAGGCATACCTGGACTTCGATCCAACCTTGCGGGCGCGTCCGGAGGATGTGGAGAAGTTCTTGGTGGATACCAAGAACCCCTGGCGCAGCGCGCTATAG
- the pgm gene encoding phosphoglucomutase (alpha-D-glucose-1,6-bisphosphate-dependent) produces MHPRAGQPATPDDLTDIPALLEAYSATVPNLADPGQRVSFGTSGHRGSAFDGAFNEAHILATTQAIVDYRREQGINGPVFIGRDPHALSEPAEATALEVLAGNQVTVKVDQERGFVPTPSISFAILEYNKQLPGGPEGTDAGRADGIVVTPSHNPPRDGGFKYNPPTGGPADTDATSWIARRANEYLDADLSGVQRSTSTELVENHNYLGNYVAALPEVIDIEAIRSAGVRIGADPMGGASVAYWERIADVHGLDLTVVNPTIDPAFGFMTLDSDGKIRMDCSSPSAMASLVDAVVGAGGASYDIATGNDADSDRHGIVTPDAGLMNPNHYLAVAIEYLFSHRENWPQDAAVGKTLVSSSMIDRVVARMGRKLMEVPVGFKWFVPGLVNGSVGFGGEESAGASFLRHNGQVWSTDKDGIIADLLASEIKATTGKSPSERYKELAAELGAPQYKRIDAPADREQKERLKKLSADDVEATELAGEKIEAILTEAPGNGAAIGGVKVTTANAWFAARPSGTEDKYKIYAESFNGAEHLDQVLEEAQVVVDGVLG; encoded by the coding sequence ATGCACCCACGTGCTGGCCAGCCCGCCACCCCCGACGACCTCACCGACATCCCAGCCCTCCTGGAGGCTTACTCCGCCACGGTTCCGAATCTGGCTGACCCAGGCCAGCGCGTGAGCTTCGGTACCTCCGGTCACCGTGGCAGCGCTTTCGATGGGGCCTTCAACGAGGCACACATCCTGGCCACCACCCAGGCCATCGTTGACTACCGTCGCGAGCAGGGAATCAACGGCCCGGTTTTCATCGGCCGTGACCCGCACGCGCTTTCCGAACCGGCCGAGGCTACCGCACTGGAGGTTCTGGCTGGCAACCAGGTGACCGTGAAGGTAGACCAAGAGCGCGGGTTTGTACCCACCCCCTCGATCAGCTTCGCCATCCTGGAGTACAACAAGCAGTTGCCCGGCGGCCCAGAGGGCACCGACGCAGGTCGAGCCGACGGCATTGTTGTCACCCCCTCCCACAACCCACCGCGTGACGGTGGCTTCAAGTACAACCCGCCAACCGGCGGTCCGGCGGATACCGATGCCACTAGCTGGATCGCCCGCCGCGCCAACGAGTACCTGGATGCGGATCTGTCTGGCGTGCAGCGCTCCACCTCCACTGAACTGGTGGAAAACCACAATTACCTGGGCAATTACGTTGCTGCGCTGCCGGAGGTCATCGACATTGAGGCCATTCGTAGCGCGGGCGTGCGCATCGGCGCCGACCCGATGGGTGGCGCCTCCGTTGCCTATTGGGAGCGCATCGCCGACGTACACGGCCTGGACCTCACGGTCGTCAACCCCACCATCGACCCGGCCTTCGGGTTCATGACCTTGGACTCCGACGGCAAGATCCGCATGGATTGCTCTTCGCCGTCCGCGATGGCCTCTCTGGTCGACGCTGTTGTAGGCGCCGGTGGGGCTTCCTATGACATCGCTACTGGTAATGACGCCGATTCCGACCGCCATGGAATCGTCACCCCAGATGCAGGCCTGATGAACCCGAACCACTACCTCGCTGTCGCTATCGAGTATCTGTTTAGCCACCGCGAGAACTGGCCGCAGGATGCCGCCGTGGGTAAGACCCTGGTCAGCTCCTCCATGATCGACCGCGTGGTGGCCCGCATGGGGCGCAAGCTGATGGAGGTTCCGGTTGGGTTCAAGTGGTTCGTGCCGGGGCTGGTCAACGGATCCGTGGGCTTTGGTGGAGAAGAATCGGCAGGTGCTTCCTTCCTTCGCCACAACGGGCAGGTCTGGTCTACCGATAAGGACGGTATTATCGCTGACCTGTTGGCGTCCGAAATCAAGGCAACGACCGGCAAGAGCCCGTCGGAGCGCTATAAGGAGCTAGCCGCGGAGCTCGGCGCCCCGCAGTACAAGCGCATCGACGCACCGGCCGATCGTGAGCAGAAGGAGCGCCTGAAGAAGCTCAGCGCTGACGACGTGGAGGCTACAGAGCTGGCGGGTGAGAAGATCGAAGCGATCCTTACCGAGGCGCCGGGCAACGGTGCGGCCATCGGTGGGGTGAAGGTAACTACCGCAAATGCCTGGTTCGCCGCGCGCCCGAGTGGCACGGAGGACAAGTACAAGATCTACGCGGAGTCCTTCAACGGCGCTGAGCACCTGGACCAGGTGCTGGAGGAGGCGCAGGTTGTTGTGGACGGCGTGCTCGGATAG